A region from the Thermoplasmatales archaeon genome encodes:
- a CDS encoding Ribosome biogenesis protein Nop10, producing the protein MHSLIRKCIQNGHYTMKEICPVCGSGTEFALPPKYSPSDRFQKYRLKLMDGEKNGKDNNKSI; encoded by the coding sequence ATGCACTCACTGATAAGAAAATGCATTCAGAATGGGCATTACACTATGAAGGAGATTTGCCCAGTATGTGGCTCGGGTACAGAATTCGCCCTACCGCCGAAATATTCTCCATCAGACAGGTTCCAGAAATACAGGCTCAAGTTAATGGATGGCGAGAAAAATGGAAAAGATAATAATAAATCAATATAA